A region from the Sphingomonas sp. S2-65 genome encodes:
- a CDS encoding M23 family metallopeptidase produces the protein MILRLAALSALVLAPALPSVVASARAPSAFGLSLPLTQGALAIGTAPPGTVQLTLDGTPVAFAEDRRFLVAFDRDAGPVAVLSARLGDGREIREQLQVAPRAWNLSRLDRLPKYPVPQPEFERVRPSELARIQAARALQTNAQGWRQPFSWPTTGRISTLFGSQRIYAGEPGAFHSGIDIARATGTPVLAPADGVVILAADQPFTLEGHLLMIDHGMGLNSALLHLSRIDVKPGDQVRRGQPIGAVGRSGRATGPHLHWGLRWHDARIDPLLVAGSMPAQ, from the coding sequence ATGATCCTTCGCCTCGCGGCGCTTTCCGCCCTCGTTCTCGCGCCTGCGCTGCCTTCCGTGGTCGCCAGCGCCCGCGCGCCCAGCGCTTTCGGTCTGTCGCTGCCGCTTACCCAGGGCGCGCTGGCGATCGGCACCGCGCCCCCCGGTACCGTGCAACTGACACTCGACGGCACGCCTGTCGCGTTCGCCGAGGATCGCCGGTTCCTGGTCGCGTTCGACCGGGATGCCGGTCCTGTCGCGGTCCTTTCCGCCCGGCTCGGTGACGGCCGAGAGATCAGGGAGCAACTGCAGGTCGCGCCACGCGCCTGGAACCTGTCGCGGTTGGACCGGCTGCCGAAATACCCCGTTCCCCAGCCCGAATTCGAGCGCGTTCGCCCTTCCGAGCTCGCGCGTATCCAGGCAGCTCGCGCGCTCCAGACCAATGCGCAGGGCTGGCGTCAGCCCTTTTCGTGGCCCACCACCGGCCGCATCTCCACCCTGTTCGGGTCGCAGCGCATCTATGCGGGTGAGCCGGGTGCCTTTCACTCGGGCATCGACATCGCCCGCGCGACCGGCACGCCGGTTCTCGCCCCCGCCGACGGCGTGGTGATCCTGGCCGCCGACCAGCCCTTCACGCTGGAAGGCCATTTGCTGATGATCGACCACGGCATGGGTCTCAACAGCGCCCTCCTCCATTTGTCGCGGATCGACGTGAAGCCGGGCGACCAGGTGCGCCGCGGCCAGCCGATCGGCGCCGTGGGGCGATCCGGCCGCGCGACCGGGCCTCATCTTCATTGGGGCTTGCGATGGCACGATGCCCGCATCGATCCGCTGCTGGTGGCGGGGTC